The following is a genomic window from Episyrphus balteatus chromosome 1, idEpiBalt1.1, whole genome shotgun sequence.
AATTTTGAAACCGAGAAAATTAACTTCAGGTTGACCGAAAATGCATTTGGTGAGATTCACACTCAATGAAGACGATCTCAATCGCTCAAGAACTGTTCGGATGTGTGCGACATGTGACTCTTCGTCTTTGGACATGATGAGTATGTCgtcaatgtaaacaaaaacgAAGTCAAGGCCTCTGAAGATGGAATCCATGAATCTTTGGAATGTCTGAGTCGCGTTCCTGAGTCCGAACGGCATAACTAGATATTCAAAAAGGCCGAATGGAGTGGCGATGGCTGTCTTGTGGATGTCGTCCGGATACATGGGCACCTGATGATAAGCTTTGTCCAGGTCCAATTTGGAGAAGATGGTTTTTCCGTGGAGAAGGGGAAACAGATCTTGTATTAGAGGAGGCGCATACTTGTCGGGCTCGGTTATTGAGTTTAACTGCCTGTAGTCTCCACAGAGTCGCCAAGTTTTGTCCTTCTTTGACACAAGATGGATTGGACTGGCGTATGGACTTCTGGATGCTCGAATAACCCCGTTCTCCAGCAACTCAGAAATGATTGCTTTTGCAGCTGTGGCTTTTTCACCTGCTAGTTTTTGGGATCGTGCTGACGTTGGAGGACCATTGGTGTTGATACGATGTGCGTAGTGCCTGTTATTGATATTGGGGGTGAGTGTAGGTCTCGTTACTTCTATGAATTCTTTGAGCAGCCCCGAATACGGTTCTGGTACGGATTTGTTCACTGTTGAGATGTTGTATGTTTTTGTTGCCAGAAATTCTCCCTTCGATGACAGAGAAGTGAGAGGATCTATTAGTCtctgattttttaaatcaataattaGATTGAAGTTCGTTAAAAAATCAGCACCAATTATTGCTGTAGTTATATCGGCTATGATGAACGTCCAGGAAAACACACGCCGAAGATTGAGGTTTAGATTAATGTTTTTTGTGCCATAGGTGTTAATGGTAGATGAGTTTGCAGCAAAGAGCATGAACGTGTCttgtttatgtttatgtttgaaaaatgttgatgGAATAATTGAAACTACCGATCCAGAATCAATTAGGTAAGTCCGGTGAGTGGAATGGTCATAAATATGGAGACGAGTCTCCTTTCGTGTGGTGTCAGTTATGCTGTCACCAACTGATGCAATCGGTGACAGCGGAGTTAGTTTTCCTGGTTTGATGTGGGTGGAAATTTGCACGGCTTTGTGCAATGACGGGCTTCATTGCCCCATCGATGGTGATAGTAGCACATGCCGTTTCGATTTGGAGTAATAGATCTGTTTCTTGTGCGAGACACATGGGTTTGCTGATGTAGTTGGCGATGCtgatgttgttgctgttgttgtggtTGGTTTTGATTGGATTGTAGTGTTTTTATGTCGCGTTGGCAACATTCCAACATCAAACGCATCTCAAGCATCTGCCTTTCGAGTCTGGTAAAATCTGATTGTGTTAGATTCTGTTGTTTGTGTGGTGAAGAGTCTCGGGTTTGTACTGCCATGACGGTGGTGCTATTGATTGCATCCATTATGCGGTCGGCTGTCTCTGCTAgggcatttaaattttttaagttgtcAGAGATGACTAATAATGGTCGAATTTTTTCGGGCAATCGCTCAGACCACAGCTGGTGCAACACCTCATCGGTCACCGAATTTTTTGCAAGCTCCCGCATTTCTCGCAATAACTGAGATGGCTTCTTATTGGACAAAACCATCTCTCTAAGAAGTTTTTGGATTTGCGAAGTTCGTGATTCCGAGAAACGTTCTAGAATTGTTGTCTTTAAAGCTTTGTATTTGTCGGTGGCGGGAGCATTGCTGATAATGTCTATTAACTGGGAAGCGAAATTCAATGGAAGTGCCTTCAAAAGTTGATTATACCTCTGGGCATCGCTTGTAATACGATTTGCAGTGAAATCTGCCTCAGCAATGGCGAACCATAACTCCGGAGATTCTGATGAGAATTGGGGCAAATGCAGGTTAACTGAATAAACAAAATCCTGATGGACATTTGTTGTCGGCTGATTTTGTTGGCTAGAGTCTGTGGGATTTTCATTCTTCTGATCAGGGTCGTCGGGATTCTCAGTGGGATCGCCCATGATGATTTTGGGATGTGTTTTTTGGGTCGATCACGTCGGGGTCACCAATGTAGTGTCAGGGGAAGTATGACACTAactttgacaaataaaaaagagaaaatatacctgtttttgttctatttgtcttgattgaaataaaaagcgttttgtttaaaagatttcaaaagaatctataaatataaaacattttatttaacttttcttaagaaaaacaaaaattatgtggAAAGTTCGAGAGCCGAGTTCGTTGGCGTTACAAAAgggaataattttgaatttgagtTGTATCTTTTAATTGATGTGCGGCGCCAGCATAGATACAGAGTTGCCACATGACGTTTACCCCAGCGCCACCTGTCGTGACCCAGAAACCCCAGAAACCTTATAACTACTGCATAGGGTGATCAATaacgaattttaaattaaaaaagaaaaaaaaaaaaactaaattgataaaactaaaaattataaagtaATTTCGATTAAGtcataaattaaacaataacTGAAGCAGTATGGCAAACTGTGGTTTTTGCGAAAGAATCTGTGACTACATGATAGATTCCATTATGTGTAGTGGGAATTGTCGCAAGATTTTTCATGTTAAATATATTAATGCTGATGTGCCATATGGCACCATAAAACTTTTTGATAAAAGGAAATCGTTTTACTATTTCTGCATAACACAAAACAAttggaaaatttacaaaatcaacTAAAGTTTTTATCCGATAAGGTTGAAAATATCACTTCTCTCCCACAATTACTGCAAAGACAAACCAGAAGCAAAGCTAAAAGTAATAATCAAATACTGTCACACTCACTAAGCGAAAAAATAATGACCTCGATGATGAAAAATCTGGGGAAAAGCCGATAACGAAGAAGCCTGCAACTTGTATATTTACACCTTTCGCACTTCCTAGTCCGAATCCGacttttaactttaattatGATGCACCAACTCCTGCATTGCTTCTACCAACATTGCCCACTCCAACACCAATAGACGATAGTACTTCTATACTAAGATGTAACTCGACACCTACGTCACACAGTggcccgttttgacttttttgcttgcaaaattaatatcttctaaacaaataaagatatcgacacaattttttttttaattgaaggaaatttccaaggctatgaaaattgtgagtttcaaaaaaagaaaaaactttacagggtgtttcagaatttggtgttaaAGTAAGAAGTTTTAGATAAGGTGATAAACACTATGGTATATTGATATACAATCCTCAAAATCAATTTCTGAAGTAATCTGAGTGAAGTGACTCAGTGGGGAAAAAGGAAAAGAACCAATTCGAGTGAAACAGtggggaaaaaagtatttttttttttttaatttgtatgcaattttttatttttctttatacaagAGTACATTTATAGTGTATTTCAGTGATATATTACAAGTCAAATAGTGGAAAAGGGTAAAAGTAGCAAATTAACATATAAACAACACTAGATTTCTTGAAAACTATCATCTAAGTCCGGgaaaatttgtaataaactcaTCATTTCTGGAAAGTATTGTTCTTTCAGATATTTTTGGGTTCTTACATGCCTTAAGGAAGAAATAAGTGGATCCGATGAGGTTGCAAGCATGTTAAATAGGTCTTCATTCTGCCGAATCCTTGAAACTTTGCACGTGTTTTGATATCTGTTCTTCTTGTAGTCTTTATTTTTGCATTCTTGGGCTTCTTCTGACAGTTCTCCAAGTGGTAGTGATTGATATTTGATGATATTTTGACTATGAACCAATATTTTGTGAAGAGTAGGTGTGAGTAGTTTTTCAGgataattttgtttaagaagCTCTGCTGTTCTATTAGTATACTCTCCAAATTTAACTGCATTCACTACTTCCCTGCAATTCAAAACATTCAGTATTATTTTCAGCCTCATAATAACTTCTCCATTGACTTCAGTTATTCGAGCGGTTGCATCTgattgttcaaaaaatctccTTGAAGTGTTTCCATCATTAGTATTTCCATAACCTTGCTTTGGTTTATCCACATCAAGTCCAAGCTCATCTCGAAAACGCGTTTGGATCGcttgttttcttctcttttccatCTCCTTGGTGCCAATAGATTCATCTTTTTATACCTTAATAATAAATACCAGCGccaaaaaatattctaatccttttattacttataattttatgacATCCCATGAAAACTACCTGTCTGTAGAAATTACCGGTTTAACGAATTAGAAAATTCGTTAATCCGGTAAAAAGCTCTTATCAAATTAAAGTACCTGAATGGAATTTAAtgatattaattaaaagttttattagaggtttaaaagaaataagctataaaaccctttcaaacaaattaggtagtaaatatacataaaatatgtttttccttTTAAGTAAAAGTCATGTTATTGGAATCCATCACATACAAAACAAAGAACTCTaattttccaagattttatttttacacatgagaaaaaattcgaaaaaatgactgactttatcaaatcaaatcgctctagctcagttggatgcaaaatgacgcagctgagcttttggatctttattaagaaatatataaggattttgaatcagctgagcttggtttgattacgtagaaatctttttttttctatgcaatttgaagtcgaaaaagtgtgcaaaaaacggtgtttaaaaaaacattacattaaacaactaaaaaataagttttttattttttttttcaattgttggtttaaataattacacagcatatgaaaaaaaaataaaaatcaaaacgttttAGAAGTCCTCTTCCTAGTTTAAACActcaaagaataaaaataaaaaaacacatttttttccataataaaaaattattaactttggcctgctctataaggcacaccaataacccaagttgaaaatttttttcgaatactcGAGCTCCAAACATTTGTGAATGCACTGatctaaaaagtttttcattatagacccacccgaaaaatgaatattgcaaGCACTTTTGCCTAAATGGGCCACTGTGCGTCAGCATCTAGCTAAATAACACCGACAGACTATACATCTTCATCTCATTCAGCTTCATCATTTCTTTTATCGCAACAGACGCAAGCTTCAACATCATTACCAAGAACTACAATATTAAATTCAATTACTACCAACGAAATAAATGAGAATGAATCTCCAATTATATCGGGCCTAAGAGTTGTGGAGGGGaaaaaaccctatttttttcCAAGCTCCATCCCTCAACGAATGCCCTTGATATAAAAAACTTTATCACGAGTAAATTGGGATCACTATCAAAAACGATTGTGGAGAAAATGATACATCGTAACCACTCTAAATATGCATCTTTTAAAATTAGAGTATCAGATTCTTTGCTTCACTTACTAAATTCTTCATCGTTTTGGCCAATTGGAACTATAGTACACGAGTTTCAGAATAAATTAACCAAGCCACCTACCATTCAGAACCCTTTTCGGCAGACCAggacaatgcaacaaaaaagcaGCTTCAACAGGTATTAATTTATTACCAAAATGTTAATGGTCTAAGGACAAAGATCAACACGGTctacaaaaatatcaataatcTTCCACATGATATAATTATTCTGACTGAAACTTGGTTAAATAATACATTCATGACACTGAGCTTTTTGATTCATCTTATCAAGTCTTCAGGCGTGACAGACACTCGAACGATTTGCAAACAGTTGGAGGCGGAGTACTCATAgcaatcaaaaacttttttatatgcACATTAGTCGATAATTACGATTCCTCTAACAATGAATTAATatgcattaaaattaaaatggaatttgGATATCTTTTCATTATATCTTTGTATATACCTCCGAGATCCAACAGCAATACCTACGAAAACTATGTATACTGCATAGATAACATAT
Proteins encoded in this region:
- the LOC129905812 gene encoding uncharacterized protein LOC129905812, encoding MGDPTENPDDPDQKNENPTDSSQQNQPTTNVHQDFVYSVNLHLPQFSSESPELWFAIAEADFTANRITSDAQRYNQLLKALPLNFASQLIDIISNAPATDKYKALKTTILERFSESRTSQIQKLLREMVLSNKKPSQLLREMRELAKNSVTDEVLHQLWSERLPEKIRPLLVISDNLKNLNALAETADRIMDAINSTTVMAVQTRDSSPHKQQNLTQSDFTRLERQMLEMRLMLECCQRDIKTLQSNQNQPQQQQQHQHRQLHQQTHVSRTRNRSITPNRNGMCYYHHRWGNEARHCTKPCKFPPTSNQEN